A segment of the Candidatus Neomarinimicrobiota bacterium genome:
AAGCGGACGTCACCACCGATCGGCCTCTATCGGGGTCTCCTCCCACCGCCACCGGCTTCCCTCTCAAGGAGGGATCCTTTAGCCGCTCCACGGCCACGAAGAAACAGTCCATATCGATGTGAGCAATCATTTCAGTCTGGTTATGGCTCCGCCCCGTCAGTCACACTGAGATAAGGTTTTCCAAAAGTCAGCAAGTTCCTTAAAGAGTCCCTGAGGTTAGTCTCAAAAGGGTTGCTCCTTACTTATCATTCATTACTGGCCGCTTCTTCTTTCGCAAGTATAGCATACAAAAGGCGTATAGATCAACAAAAAAGAGGGGGGATAGGTAAAAATCCTCCCAGCAATCGACCTTATTTCAACAGCACCATCTTCATCGTTTTAGAATAACTGCCCGCCTTGATTCTATAGATATACAGACCAGCACTGACTTGTCTACCTAAGTTATCAGTACCATCCCAGACAGCAGTCTTAGAACCAGCATCCTGTGACTGATTCACAAGGGTCTTTATCTGTTTACCCAGTAAATCATAGATCACCAGATGAACCGTGGCGGCTTCTGGTAAATCATAGGTGATTGCAGTGCTGGGATTGAAAGGATTGGGATAGTTGGCGTGTAAGGCAAAAACATCAGGAATGATTCCAGACTCTTCGGTGCTCACGGAACTCGCATCTATGGTAAGGGTGATCGGTCCATTTGATGCATACGTTCGTTTTGATCCCCCATCTGCTATTACAGTCCAAGTTCCTGTTGCGCTCTCAATCCCTTCTGTGTGCATATAGTGTTCAATATGATGGAAGGGTATCTTGTACATATTACTGGTCATATGATTATTGGTCATTAAGGCAAAGTTCAGCAGGTCGCCAGATAGCTCACGTCTATATACAACATCACCTCCATGTGGATCGACGGATGGTTCCCATGCGAAATAAAGGGTATCTGCCCAGTTATTCTGGCGGGTTATTTCGACAACTGTATTATCATAAGGATATACAAGCTCGAATGAACTTGGGGGTAAGGATTTCATCCAGTCTAAGGATCGAACTATTGGTGAATATTTTGTCGTTCTAATACGGTTGTATCCTGTAGAATGATCTACAGCTGAGCCGACTTGAGATGTATTTAAGGCACGAACATCAAAGCCGAAAAAAGCGACCTTACTACCTGTGGCTGTATGAGAATAGATGCCCGTTATGTGCTCAATTTCATCAGATACGGCACCGGTCAAAGCGTCCACCTGCCCTTTATAGGTTTTAAAGGCAACATTTACATTAGAATCACGCAGTTCAACACCATCTATCCAATTCTGGTACCCAGTTTCATACCCAGGGTCATGGTTAAGAACAAGATTGTTCGTATTGAGAAATGAATAGAGCTCTCCCGATATAGCATTATTCTCGATAGGATTCATCCTTGCAATCCCTTCTTGCCAACTATCATCATTTTCGTCTAACTGAAAATCTTGATCAGTTGCACCTATCCCAAGATAGTCCCAGGCAAAATCTCCTGATTTGAAGGTAACTCTTTCTGTCTCACCTTTAATACAAACCCAAAACCAATCATCTCCGGTAATAATCAGATTCTTGTTTCCTTCATTCAGCCAACTTGCGAGGCCGGATGTGTCAGAACACACATCTAAACCAGGCGTGCCCATCTCAATGATGATGTCATAGTTCTTGAACAGGTCATAGGTTCCCCTGCCATAAGACCAAGGCTCCCATAAATCATAATCAATAGATATACCATAAAGTTCTTCTATAGGCTGATTGAACCAAAGATCTGGTTCCTCCACCCATTGGTTGTCAACCAGCAATACGGGAGCACTGGGAACAAATACTCGATACTCGTGCGGTCGGCTTGTTGATGTATTACCTTCCACATCTGTAGCCGAGACGTAGTAGTCCACATGGGTAGTATGAGACTGGCCAGGAATCGTGCCGGTGTAAGCATCACCAGACAAAGTCATAGGAACTTCATGCTCTTCCCACCAGTCAATAGTATAGTGGAGCGTGGCACTCGAGATTCCCACAGCCCCGCCACCAGGATTATAATCTGTAACATTAGCTGATACGGTTCTTGGATCTGAAGAGAGGACTGTACCTAGAGACGTAACATTGGAAATTATTGGTGGAATGTCCGTATAGTATTCAACTATGGCATAAAGTTCCCAGCTGTAAGCACGAATGACCCATCCCGGTTTATTGGCCGCCCCACCAGGATTTTCCTCATCTCCGTAATATTTGAATGAGTGGTAAGGTGTCATGGCATCATTAAGGGCACCAATACCCCAGTTGGCTGTTCTAACGGCATGACCATTAATGAAGAAGTTATCACTACCAACATCGGGAATAGGAACACCAAAAGAAGAAAGATCTATTTCAACCCAACTGTTTGCATGGTCAGACGTAATATTAGTTCTTATCCCACTGGCACTCTTGGGCCATATCTCTTCACCGATGGGCGGCTGACTGAAACATTCATTTTCACCGGGCACCCAGTTGCCTGAAGCATCATATTTCCCTACCCAACCATTTGCCTCGACACACTCAAATATGTCTGCTTCACCGTTATAATTTGATTTGTTAAGAAAGAACTCGAAGTACCCCTCAAAGTCCACTATGTACAACATAAGTTTATGGACTTTTGCATCGCCCAGTGGTACCATCCATTGAGCAATTGAATCACCCCCTGTACCTTCAGTAGTAGTAGAAAAACCAAAGTTGACAACATCTCCTCGATCAGCCCATCTCAAATCAAACAGATCCCCGCCCCGATTCACTGATGGAGCAGGTTCACGCATTCTCACACCTAATCTGTTGTCTATAGCTTTAACATCTTGAGCAATACCGTGATGTTTTCCGTTTGGACCAATCATGAATCTCCTTGAGTCGGAATTTTGAGAATTTAAGAGGTTCGGAAAAATCAGAAACACAAGAATCAGAAACGATGTTAATTGGTTGTCTAAATACTTTGTTTTCATTTTAGTTCTCCCTAATTAATTCACGGTTTCATTTCAGTAGCAACATCTTCATCGTCTGACTGAACTCACCAGCCTTTATCCGGTACAGGTAAACTCCGGCACTCACAGACCTACCCAAACCATCAGTACCATCCCAGATAGCAGTCTTAGAACCAGCATCCTGTGAGTGATTAACAAGGGTCTTTATCTGTTTACCCAGTACATCGTAAATCACCAGATGTACCGTGGCGGCTTCTGGTAGATCGTACAGAATGGTTGTGGTGGGGTTGAAAGGGTTGGGATAGTTGGCGTGCAGAGCGAACGATTGCGGCATACTCGGATCGTCATCCAGTGTGACAGTCGGGCCGTCACCCTCAAGATAGATATTATACTCCATTACTTCATCCAAGATCTCTACATCCCGCTCTACCAGTTGACCGTCATAGCCCCCGGCGCCGGCGAAAATATCGTAAGTTCCGTTGGGAACGGCCATGCGAAACTTGCCGTTGCGCTGCGTCCCCACAGTTCTGTCCCAGTCTTTTGCTTCGTCACGCGCCCACACCCACCCGTTGTCCACCGGCTCACCCGTCGCCAGTGAAAAGACATGCCCCTCAAAAGCCGACAACGTTTTGTGAATGTGAAACTCTATGCCGGAAGATCCGGACAGGACATTGTCGTAATGCCGTTTCTCAACATAGGTATTGTCAGGCAGTTCCCAATCGTGGAGCGAGACCGAATAGCCCATATCCGTATCGGCTTCACTGGCCACCGAGAGTGTGTAGCTACCGTCTTCAGTTGACTTTGTTTCCGTCCATCCCAAAGGGGCGTTGGCCTGAATGCCAATCTCCCTGATAGGAGATTCATCGAGGTAGACCGTACCCGTGATAGTGGCATCTGCTTTGTACGCTGATAGATCCACCATTTCCGTGGCTCCTTCGGCCACGAACAGCACCGTATCCCGGGAAGCCATGTAATGAGGTATCAGTCCCCAGACATCGACACGCACGTGCCACTCCCCTTCAACCACACCCACTTTGTAGTATCCGAGCTCATCGGTCTTGATCTGAGCTTGATTCCAGGGAGACACATCGGAATTGACATACACTGTCACGTCAGTGATAGGGGTATCGTCATCGTCCAGCACTTTGCCTTCTACCCACGCATTGGCGTAGGTGAGACGAAAATTAATGCCGCTGGAATTGGACGGGAGATTGTAGTAGACATTGAGAATAAACACCTTTTCGGCTAACTCCAAATCGTAGAGCCATACGTGATAGCCTCCTTCACTATCAGCCGCGCTTGCAACGGAGAGAGTATAGGAACCGTTGTGATCCGTCACCGTCTGCGTCCGCCCCAGACGGCTGCGCGTCTCCACTCCCAAACCGGCGACAGGCGCTCCGTCCAGTGTAACGGTACCCGTGATAGAAGCATCTGTCGAGTAGACAGTCATATCCACCGTCACTGTGGCGGACTCCTCTACGCGCACAACTTTATCATTGGGAGTGAGATAGTCGGGTCTCAGGTACCCACCGTCCACACCGATCCGCCAGCGGCCGTGCATGACGCCGATTGAGAAGAACCCGGAAGCGTCAGTCATGGCCCCGGCACCGGCGCCTCCGCCATCCTCACGATTGGCCCACACCCGGACATTGGGTATCGGATCCCCCGATTCATCCGCCACTTTCCCTTCAATCCGGGATGTTGGAGGAACAACATGAAAATCGATATCTGTCGCTCCGGACATGACATCGTTATAGTTCTCCTGAACGATCAGATCGGGAGGCAGTGACCAGTTGTTCAGCCATACGCTGTAGCCCCCCTCGGTGTCGGCCTCGCTGGCCACGGGCAGGAGATAGGTGCCGTCCTCTCTCGACTTCGTTTCGGTCCAGCCCAGTTCACTATGCACCCCGATTGAGAAAGGCTCAAAGAGAGGCACCCCTTCGTAATGAACGGTGCCGCTTATGGTGGCATCGGCAGAATAGGCGACAAAATCTTGCGTCACTGTCGCGCCTTCATCGATGGCCACTTCCTCCCCATGAGGTACAAGGTATTCAGGAATTGTGTACCAGCTGTCCGGCTGGACCCACCACCGTCCTTTAATCACACCGAGTTTGAAATAGCCGTCGGCATCTGTGTAAGCTTCAGCGTGATTGCCTGTACTATGCTGATTCGCGTCCACCCGGATATCCGCAAGCGGGTTAGCGTCCTCATCGGTCACCTTTCCTTCCACCCACGCCGATGGAGATCGAAGCTGGATCGTAAGATTGGCGGTGCCGGAAACGACGCCTCTATAGTTCTCCTCATAATGGGCCGCCTGTGTCAGGTTCCATGTGTCCACCCAGATGGCGTATCCCCCGCTGGCGTCGGCCTCGCTGGCCACATCAAGCGTGAATGTTCCGTCTGATTGAGAGGACGTGTTCGTCCAGCCGGTGGAACCGTCTGCCGATATACTAACATCAACTAACGGAGAATCATCCAGCATGACCACTCCGATGATGGTAGTATCGGTGACGTATAGAGCGAAATCGACAACAACTGTGGCGCCCTCTTCCGCACGGACTTCTTTATCCCGCGGGGACATGTAATCAGGGATGAGATCGCCGCTGTCCAGCCAGAGACGATTTCTGCCAGCGGTAACGGTCAGCTGATAGAAACCGTCGGCGTCTGTAGTAGTCCAGCTTCCGCCGTGGCCCTCCATCGATTCCACGGACACGTCTATCTCCGCAATGGGGTTACCGTCGTCATCGGATACGACCCCTTCAATCGATGCACTCCCGGAGAGCTGATACACTGAAGGCTTCTGGACGAATCGACCGGCACGCTCCTCCTCCCGCGCCGCGGCACTCCTCTTGCTCGCCTCAATCATTCGGCGCTCTTGCTCGGCCTGATGATCCATCAGAGCCTGGCGCTGTCCGCTCACTCTTTCAAGCTGAAGTGCGGCGTCCCTGACCGGGTGTCGATCCGGGGTGCTGGCAGCGGTTGAGTATGTTAGAAGAGAAAAAAAGAACAGACAAAAAGAATAACTACGCATCATATCTCTCACTTTCCCTGTTTGACACAGGTTAGCAACTGCCAGTGGAGTCCTAGCAGGTAAATGGCTGCATTTCAGTCCAATTTACTATTTGATGCAGCCAAAGTCAAATCTCGTAAACCCTCTGTAGCACCAAAAACTAAGCCCTGTTCTCCACTTTCTAATTCCGCGATTTGCTCTAGTAATTCATCCCTTGAAATTACTCCACCATCCAATTGCTTTAATAATTTGGTAGATACTTCAGATAAAGTTGCTGACAGCAATTCCATATCTTTCAATTTTTCGGATTCCTTAAAATAGGGGCTCAAAGCTTGATGATTATTTTTCCAAATCAGGAGCTGAGACCGAATTTCATTTTCCAATTCATCATTAGGTGTAGCAACAGAGGTTTTAACCTTTTGGTTGAAGTATTTAGCTTCCATACTCTCTGGTCGAACGGCGTCCACTAATCGATCTAGCGCATAATCCGGTAAATACAGCTCCTCCAAGGCTAATAAAGCGGGCATCCGACCATGATAGGTCACCTCTTGTAGAAAATCTGTTATTTTTTTCACCTGTGGCAAAGCTTTGGGGCCTGCAATACGTGCTAATTGATGGTCATAATATGTAGCATGTTTGGAGCCTTCATGGGTAAGTAGGTCCGATAAATAATTTAAGCGGCGGTACATATCCTCTACATCGTTAGTTAAGCTTTTTGGAGACCATAATTTTTCTGCTATAGCTGCTGTTCTAGGCCAAAGCCGAGATTCAATATTCTCTCCATCCACAAATTCGGACCATTGGCAAGCCTCGCCTCCTAGTATAGAGGATTTTTGGTCCTCGTTCAAAGGTTTTATAACTTCTATAGTAGGAAGAGGATTCCCTTCCATATCAGATCCTCCCGACCGACACCCATTCTGATATAATTTATTGAAAAGTTGACTTTATCCTGGTAAGTGTATACATTTACCATGCGAGAGGGGTTTTCAGTAGGCTTTAACATAGTTCCATCTCTTCACCAAGAGAGGCTATATATCTAGCGAGATTCGACAGGAATGGAGGTTAACAAATGGGATATACCATAGATATCGATACTGGAGGGACATTTACTGATGGGCTTTTTACCAATGGTACGGAGATTCAACGGGTAAAAGTAGACTCGACTCCGCATGACCTTACGGTCTCTTGGTTGAAATGCATGGAAGAGGGCGCAGAACAATGTGGTTTCTCTAATCTGCCGAATTTTTTGGATCAGGTGGATATTATCCGTTGGTCTACTACAGTGGCCAGCAATGTTGTTTTAGAACAGAAAGGTCCAAAAATGGGACTTTTTGTGACTGATGGCAATAAACAAACACTTTATGCCGCGAATGGTGAAAATCCGGTTTTTGGACATCTAATTGAGAAGGCGCATGTAGATACAGTAACTTGCCCAGTTGATACGAATGAATTGTTAATCAAGCTCAAGGCATTACTTGAAGGCGGGGTGCGCCGCATTTGCATTAGCCTGAAGGACGCTCTCAAAAACGATGATGAAATCAATATTAAGGATATTATCGAAGAGCAGTTCCCCGATCATTATCTTGGACATGTTCCTCTCTTGCTGGGTGGTGATATATGCAAACATCCCGACGATATGACCCGCACGCACATGGCGTTGTTGAACTCTTATGTACACGGACCGCTTGCCCAGTCTATGTTCAAGGCTGAAGACGAATTGCGAGAGCAGGGTTTTACCAAGCCACTTCTGCTCGGACATACTAATGGGGGGGTCACCAGGGTATCGAAAACAAAACCTGTAGACACAATTGAATCCGGACCGGTCTTTGGAATTCATGCTGGAGACTATTGGGCAAATGTTTACGAATTTTCCAAGGTCATCACCTTGGATGTGGGTGGAACAACTTCTAAGATTGGTTTGATCGAAGATTTCCGACCGGCTATGACTCGTGATCCAGATTTCCTGGGAGTTCCTCTAAAACAAGCCATGCTAAATTTGAAAAGCATCGCCCTTGGCGGTGGGACGGTGGCCAAAGTCGTGGAGGGAGAACTTCAATTAGGGCCGGAAAGTATGGGCGCTTACCCTGGTCCTGCTTGTTATGATCTTGGCGGAACTGAAGCCACCTTGACCGATGCGTGTCTGGTGAGCGGTTATCTAAATGCGGAATACTTTTCGGGTGGC
Coding sequences within it:
- a CDS encoding FlgD immunoglobulin-like domain containing protein, which translates into the protein MKTKYLDNQLTSFLILVFLIFPNLLNSQNSDSRRFMIGPNGKHHGIAQDVKAIDNRLGVRMREPAPSVNRGGDLFDLRWADRGDVVNFGFSTTTEGTGGDSIAQWMVPLGDAKVHKLMLYIVDFEGYFEFFLNKSNYNGEADIFECVEANGWVGKYDASGNWVPGENECFSQPPIGEEIWPKSASGIRTNITSDHANSWVEIDLSSFGVPIPDVGSDNFFINGHAVRTANWGIGALNDAMTPYHSFKYYGDEENPGGAANKPGWVIRAYSWELYAIVEYYTDIPPIISNVTSLGTVLSSDPRTVSANVTDYNPGGGAVGISSATLHYTIDWWEEHEVPMTLSGDAYTGTIPGQSHTTHVDYYVSATDVEGNTSTSRPHEYRVFVPSAPVLLVDNQWVEEPDLWFNQPIEELYGISIDYDLWEPWSYGRGTYDLFKNYDIIIEMGTPGLDVCSDTSGLASWLNEGNKNLIITGDDWFWVCIKGETERVTFKSGDFAWDYLGIGATDQDFQLDENDDSWQEGIARMNPIENNAISGELYSFLNTNNLVLNHDPGYETGYQNWIDGVELRDSNVNVAFKTYKGQVDALTGAVSDEIEHITGIYSHTATGSKVAFFGFDVRALNTSQVGSAVDHSTGYNRIRTTKYSPIVRSLDWMKSLPPSSFELVYPYDNTVVEITRQNNWADTLYFAWEPSVDPHGGDVVYRRELSGDLLNFALMTNNHMTSNMYKIPFHHIEHYMHTEGIESATGTWTVIADGGSKRTYASNGPITLTIDASSVSTEESGIIPDVFALHANYPNPFNPSTAITYDLPEAATVHLVIYDLLGKQIKTLVNQSQDAGSKTAVWDGTDNLGRQVSAGLYIYRIKAGSYSKTMKMVLLK
- a CDS encoding carboxypeptidase regulatory-like domain-containing protein; the protein is MMRSYSFCLFFFSLLTYSTAASTPDRHPVRDAALQLERVSGQRQALMDHQAEQERRMIEASKRSAAAREEERAGRFVQKPSVYQLSGSASIEGVVSDDDGNPIAEIDVSVESMEGHGGSWTTTDADGFYQLTVTAGRNRLWLDSGDLIPDYMSPRDKEVRAEEGATVVVDFALYVTDTTIIGVVMLDDSPLVDVSISADGSTGWTNTSSQSDGTFTLDVASEADASGGYAIWVDTWNLTQAAHYEENYRGVVSGTANLTIQLRSPSAWVEGKVTDEDANPLADIRVDANQHSTGNHAEAYTDADGYFKLGVIKGRWWVQPDSWYTIPEYLVPHGEEVAIDEGATVTQDFVAYSADATISGTVHYEGVPLFEPFSIGVHSELGWTETKSREDGTYLLPVASEADTEGGYSVWLNNWSLPPDLIVQENYNDVMSGATDIDFHVVPPTSRIEGKVADESGDPIPNVRVWANREDGGGAGAGAMTDASGFFSIGVMHGRWRIGVDGGYLRPDYLTPNDKVVRVEESATVTVDMTVYSTDASITGTVTLDGAPVAGLGVETRSRLGRTQTVTDHNGSYTLSVASAADSEGGYHVWLYDLELAEKVFILNVYYNLPSNSSGINFRLTYANAWVEGKVLDDDDTPITDVTVYVNSDVSPWNQAQIKTDELGYYKVGVVEGEWHVRVDVWGLIPHYMASRDTVLFVAEGATEMVDLSAYKADATITGTVYLDESPIREIGIQANAPLGWTETKSTEDGSYTLSVASEADTDMGYSVSLHDWELPDNTYVEKRHYDNVLSGSSGIEFHIHKTLSAFEGHVFSLATGEPVDNGWVWARDEAKDWDRTVGTQRNGKFRMAVPNGTYDIFAGAGGYDGQLVERDVEILDEVMEYNIYLEGDGPTVTLDDDPSMPQSFALHANYPNPFNPTTTILYDLPEAATVHLVIYDVLGKQIKTLVNHSQDAGSKTAIWDGTDGLGRSVSAGVYLYRIKAGEFSQTMKMLLLK
- a CDS encoding family 20 glycosylhydrolase → MEGNPLPTIEVIKPLNEDQKSSILGGEACQWSEFVDGENIESRLWPRTAAIAEKLWSPKSLTNDVEDMYRRLNYLSDLLTHEGSKHATYYDHQLARIAGPKALPQVKKITDFLQEVTYHGRMPALLALEELYLPDYALDRLVDAVRPESMEAKYFNQKVKTSVATPNDELENEIRSQLLIWKNNHQALSPYFKESEKLKDMELLSATLSEVSTKLLKQLDGGVISRDELLEQIAELESGEQGLVFGATEGLRDLTLAASNSKLD
- a CDS encoding hydantoinase/oxoprolinase family protein, whose protein sequence is MGYTIDIDTGGTFTDGLFTNGTEIQRVKVDSTPHDLTVSWLKCMEEGAEQCGFSNLPNFLDQVDIIRWSTTVASNVVLEQKGPKMGLFVTDGNKQTLYAANGENPVFGHLIEKAHVDTVTCPVDTNELLIKLKALLEGGVRRICISLKDALKNDDEINIKDIIEEQFPDHYLGHVPLLLGGDICKHPDDMTRTHMALLNSYVHGPLAQSMFKAEDELREQGFTKPLLLGHTNGGVTRVSKTKPVDTIESGPVFGIHAGDYWANVYEFSKVITLDVGGTTSKIGLIEDFRPAMTRDPDFLGVPLKQAMLNLKSIALGGGTVAKVVEGELQLGPESMGAYPGPACYDLGGTEATLTDACLVSGYLNAEYFSGGKKEISQEKAENILKEKVADPLGINVENAASEIINKATEMIAEEVIELVKKTGKISSDFVLFAFGGNGAILGCEVAQKSGIEKNHVFSLGSVLSAFGSSVSDVSHSYEYSPFLSIKERDALTEIVEEMLKEAKRDMEGEGFEVTAMESELDFTLYNKKDSESIIRFSSSTWKESDMTEKGINDIIGESFINAGKDASSTDLVIEVLKLRSKVPVTKVQPEKSSIKGKNSKIALKGERKISRGSDKVVSRIYEWNKLKAGNVVAGPAVLEGSDTTYVVSQGWQLTMDAYGNGAMERS